From one Nycticebus coucang isolate mNycCou1 chromosome 14, mNycCou1.pri, whole genome shotgun sequence genomic stretch:
- the LOC128566068 gene encoding folate receptor alpha-like: MAQQMTIQLLLLLVGVAAVAGAQHRTIRARTELLNVCMDAKHHKEKPGPEDNLHDQCSPWKKNACCSVNTSQEAHKDNSYLYNFNWDHCGVMEPICKRHFIQDTCLYECSPNLGPWIQQVDHSWRKERVLNVPLCKEDCERWWEDCRTSYTCKSNWHKGWNWSSGRNHCPVKTACFPFHDFFPTPAALCNEIWSHSYKVSTYSRGSGRCIQMWFDPNQGNPNEKVARFYAAAMSGAGLRGAWASLLSLTLMLLLLLC, translated from the exons ATGGCCCAGCAGATGACAATTCAGCTGCTGCTCCTTCTAGTGGGGGTGGCTGCCGTAGCGGGGGCCCAGCACAGGACTATTCGAGCCAGGACTGAGCTTCTCAACGTCTGTATGGATGCCAAGCACCACAAGGAAAAGCCGGGGCCTGAGGACAATTTGCACGATCAG TGTAGTCCCTGGAAGAAGAATGCCTGCTGCTCCGTCAACACCAGCCAGGAAGCCCACAAAGATAATTCCTACTTGTATAACTTCAACTGGGACCACTGTGGAGTGATGGAGCCCATCTGCAAACGGCATTTCATCCAGGACACCTGCCTCTATGAGTGCTCTCCTAACTTGGGGCCCTGGATCCAGCAG GTGGATCACAGCTGGCGAAAAGAGCGGGTCCTGAATGTTCCCCTGTGCAAAGAAGACTGTGAGCGCTGGTGGGAGGATTGTCGAACCTCCTATACCTGCAAGAGCAACTGGCACAAGGGCTGGAACTGGAGCTCAG GGCGTAACCACTGTCCAGTGAAAACTGCCTGCTTCCCCTTCCATGACTTCTTCCCCACACCTGCTGCTCTGTGCAATGAAATCTGGAGTCACTCTTATAAAGTTAGCACCTACAGCCGAGGGAGCGGCCGTTGTATCCAAATGTGGTTTGACCCAAACCAGGGCAACCCCAATGAGAAGGTGGCAAGGTTCTATGCTGCAGCCATGAGTGGGGCTGGGCTCCGTGGAGCCTGGGCTTCCCTGCTCAGCCTGACCCTCATGCTCCTCCTGCTACTCTGCTGA